TTGGGGTCGTGTTAGCCATTGGGGGTCGTGTTAGCCATGGGGGTCGTGTTAGCCATGGGGGTCGTGTTAGCCATTGGGGTCGTGTTAGCCATGGGGGTCGTGTTAGCCATGGGGGTCGTGTTAGCCATGGGGGTCGTGTTAGCCATTGGGGTCGTGTTAGCCATTGGTGGTCGTGTTAGCCATGGGAGTCGTGTTAGCCATGGGGGTCGTGTTAGCCATGGGGGTCGTGTTAGCCATGGGGGTCGTGTTAGCCATTGGGGGTTGTGTTAGCCATGGGGGTCGTGTTAGCCATGGGGGTCGTGTTAGCCATTGGGGTCGTGTTAGCCATGGGGGTCGTGTTAACCATTGGGGTCGTGCTAACCATTGGGGGTCGTGCTAACCATTGGGGGTCGTGCTAACCATTGGAGGTCGTGCTAACCATTGGAGGTCGTGCTAACCATTGGGGGTCGTGCTAACCATTGGGGGTCGTGCTAACCATGCGACTAAGGAAGTAACACTATTCATTATACAGCTCACTCTTCTTAGTTGCATGGCTGGGGTCATGTGAAAAGCAGAAGAGATCTGAAGACGAGCCTAGAGGCTGAAAAGTGTGTCTAAATGTTGTGCTTTAGGTATGCAAAGCACTATATGGAGGACAAGCAGGAGAGAGATCTGAAAATGAGCCTAGAGGCTGAAAAGTGTGTCTAAATGTTGTGCTTTAGGTATGCAAAGCACTATATGGAGGACAAGCAGGAGAAAAGGACGCTTCTGAAAGTATTTGGGATTCGATTTGACATCATTGTTCGTTCAGTGGTAAGTTCATGAAGTTCATGATTGCGATCCTTGTAAAATTCCAGACAGTATTTTTGAATTCCTCCCTTACGACTGTAGATTTAAAAAGTTTAAAGATTGTTGATGTTATTGTTATTTTCCAGGCCAGAAAATTTGATATCATTCCAACATTAACAGCTATAGGATCTGGTGTTGGAATCTTTGGAGTGGTATTTTCAATACTACACTTCCTGTCTAATTTACACATCCTGTCAAATACTACACATTCCATTAAATACTACACTTCCTGTCTAATACTACACATCCTGTCATACTACACCTCCTGTCTAATACTACACATCCTGTCTAATACTACACATCCTGTCTAATACTACACATCCTGTCTAATACTACACATCCTGTCTAATACAACATATCCTGTTTAATACTACACATCCTATCTaatactattgtaaagtggctgttccactggatgtcagaaggtgaattcaccaatttgtaagtcgctctggataagagcgtctgctaaatgacttaaatgtaaatgtaaatgtaaatatatatcaTGTCTAATACTACACATCCTATCTAATACTACACATCCTATCTAATAATATATATCATGTCTAATACTACACATCCTATCTAATACTACACATCCTATCTAATAATACACATCCTATCTAATACTGCACATCCTGTCCTGTCTAATACTACACCTCCTGTCTAATACAACACATCCTGTCTAATACTACACATCCTGTCTAATACTACACATCCTGTCTAATACTACACATCCTGTCTAATACTACACATCCTGTCTAATACAACACATCCTGTCTAATACTACACATCCTGTCTAATACTACACATCCTGTCTAATACTACACATCCTGTCTAATACTACACATCCTATCTAATACTACAACATCCTGTCTAATACACATCCTGTCTAATACTACACATCCTGTCTAATACTACACATCCTGTCTAATACTACACATCCTATCTAATACTACACATCCTGTCTAATACTACACATCCTGTCTAATACAACACATCCTGTCTAATACTACACATCCTGTCTAATACTACACATCCTGTCTAATACTACACATCCTGTCTAATACTACACATCCTGTCTAATACAACACATCCTGTCTAATACTACACATCCTGTCTAATACTACACATCCTGTCTAATACTACACATCCTGTCTAATACTACACATCCTGTCTAATACAACACATCCTATCTAATAATATATATCATGTCTAATACTACACATCCTATCTAATACTACACATCCTGTCTAATACAACACATCCTGTCTAATACTACACATCCTATCTAATAATATATATCATGTCTAATACTACACATCCTATCTAATACTACACATCCTGTCTAATACTACACATCCTAATAATAATACATGTCTAATGCTATCCTATCTAATACTACACATCCTGTCTAATACTACACATCCTATCTATACTACACATCCTATCTAATACTACACATCCTGTCTAATACAACACATCCTATCTAATAATATATATCATGTCTAATACTACACATCCTATCTAATACTACACATCCTGAATATTACACATCCTATCTAATAATATATATCTTATCTGATACTGCAAAACTTACAGAATCTccagtagtctactgtatatCTCTTAAACAGCTTGTATAGAAATAGACTAAACAAATATGTTTATCTATTAAACAATGTAATGGAGGTAGTTGTGATCACAGAATTACATTTATATAATATTTCTCAGGCTCAAATTGTGCTCTACTTGTGCTGTTTCCAAAGGCAACTGTAGTATGTGATCTGATTCTCCTGTATCTACTACCCAAGAGGGAATTCTACAACAACATGAAATTCAAGGTCACTGAAACGATGGAGAAGGTGAGTTTACATCAAACTGCTGCGTAACATCCAGTTTAAACACCAGGTGGCAGCAAAGAGGCATTAAAAGAAAAAAATAATTAGTTGTGCAGAAAACTGGGCAGACAGATCCTCAACAGTACACATGATAATTTACCCAACAGTTCATGTGTTGTCTCTCTAAGAAATACATAATAATAGTAATTTGCTCCTCCTTTGGGAAGGATACTGTATCCCACTTCATTTCTAATACGTGccactgcatcctgtatcaaaaaGGTTGACTGGTCCTCATTTAAGCCCCgtggatttgtatttatttcatatgaaccttttatttaacgaggcaagtcagttaagaacaaattcttatttacaatgaatacCGAAAGGCCACCTGTGGGGACCGGGCTGGGattcaaaataaaatataaatatgggACCAAAATACACACCACGACAAGAGacgacacaacactacataaagagagacctaagataacaacatagcaaggcagcaacacatgacaacacagaatggtagcaccacaacatgacaacaacatggtagcaccacaacatggcagcaacataataacatagtagcaacacagcatgacaacaacatggcaacacagcatgacacaacatggtagcaacacaacatggtaataacatggtagcaacacaacatggtagcagcacaacacagggtacaaacattattgggaacagacaacaacacaaagggcaagaaggtagagacaacaatacatcacgcaagcagccacaactgtcagtaagagtgtccatgattgagtctttgaatgaagataaaactgtccagtttgagtgtttgttgcagctcgttccagtcgctagctgcagcgaactgaaaagaggagcaacccagggatgtgtgtactTTGGggtcctttaacagaatgtgaccgGCATCACATCACTATTCCCTTTTCGTTTACAAAGCTCTACTACACAAGCCTCCGACCTACCTAACTTCACTGTTGAAGTATAAAACCTGAGATACCAAACCCCTTCACAGGATTGGTTAATGCTTGAGGTTCCTTAGGTCTCCACCCGAATTAGATAAATCTGCCTTAGTTTTTAATGGCCCCCAATGTTTGAAATAACCTACAGAACTCCCTGTGTCTTGATTCCCTGGTCCCACTAGAGCAGTTTGGGAGTCCAATGTTGAATTTGTTAAATGAGAATTACAATTGTTTTGGTCAAATGTAAAAAATGCATTGtggtgttttttattattttttattattgtaaCTTGTAGTTTATATCCATTTTTTTAATCGGAAGGTTTGTGTTGAATTTGTTGTCCTCAGGACACCATTGAacatgagaccctggtctcagtAGACTCCCCTGAAAATAAAAAACAACGATT
Above is a genomic segment from Oncorhynchus masou masou isolate Uvic2021 chromosome 12, UVic_Omas_1.1, whole genome shotgun sequence containing:
- the LOC135551037 gene encoding P2X purinoceptor 1-like, with amino-acid sequence MEDKQEKRTLLKVFGIRFDIIVRSVARKFDIIPTLTAIGSGVGIFGVATVVCDLILLYLLPKREFYNNMKFKVTETMEKDTIEHETLVSVDSPENKKQRFHGH